Proteins found in one Aquibium microcysteis genomic segment:
- a CDS encoding GntR family transcriptional regulator — protein sequence MNNTAPKGVAQSDAGVTDFAGAVRHLRADGTRRQTLKQFAREGILAAILAGEVRPGEKLLQKDLAEGLGISITPVREALNELSAEGFVHLDPHRGAVVRKMSEEEMIETTSILAALIPLSARLMAENITQAELEHANALQDELEVVTDVTEFVRLNRVFHNFLTNCTRAPRLSAIINPLRDSLTVMLNITVRRIEDRLNQANREHRALLAALAARDVEATVAAMVEHQRPNRKAVRDFFEDQTRPLLR from the coding sequence ATGAACAATACCGCACCGAAGGGCGTCGCACAGAGCGACGCCGGCGTGACCGATTTCGCCGGCGCCGTCCGGCACCTGCGGGCCGACGGCACGCGGCGGCAGACGCTGAAGCAGTTCGCGCGCGAGGGCATCCTCGCCGCGATTCTCGCCGGCGAGGTGAGGCCCGGCGAGAAGCTGCTGCAGAAGGACCTGGCCGAGGGCCTCGGCATCAGCATCACGCCGGTGCGCGAGGCGCTGAACGAGCTCAGCGCCGAGGGTTTCGTGCATCTCGACCCGCATCGCGGCGCCGTGGTGCGCAAGATGAGCGAGGAGGAGATGATCGAGACGACGAGCATCCTGGCGGCCCTCATCCCGCTGTCGGCGCGGCTGATGGCGGAAAACATCACGCAGGCCGAGCTCGAGCACGCCAACGCGCTTCAGGACGAACTCGAAGTCGTCACCGACGTCACCGAATTCGTCCGGCTGAACCGGGTGTTCCACAATTTCCTGACCAACTGCACGCGCGCGCCGCGGCTGAGCGCGATCATCAATCCGCTGCGCGACTCGCTCACGGTCATGCTCAACATCACCGTGCGGCGCATCGAGGACCGCCTGAACCAGGCCAATCGCGAACACCGCGCGCTGCTGGCCGCGCTGGCGGCCCGCGACGTGGAGGCGACGGTCGCGGCCATGGTCGAGCATCAGCGGCCGAACCGCAAGGCGGTGCGCGACTTCTTCGAGGATCAGACGCGGCCGCTCCTGCGGTGA
- a CDS encoding flavin reductase family protein: protein MTIAIDVPKDARALRDAFACYPSGVTALCAVTQGEPTGMAASSFTSVSLDPPLVSVCIQTSSATWQRLKDAPRIGVSVLGEGHDAACRSLSSKTGDRFDGVDWSATPQGAIFVEGAAAHLDCSVHSTIDAGDHVIVLLAIHALGTQPGVEPLVFHGSRLRRLSPVAA, encoded by the coding sequence ATGACGATTGCCATCGACGTGCCGAAGGATGCCCGCGCCCTGCGCGACGCCTTCGCCTGCTATCCGAGCGGGGTGACCGCGCTCTGTGCGGTGACGCAGGGCGAGCCGACGGGCATGGCCGCCTCCTCCTTCACCTCCGTCTCGCTCGATCCGCCGCTGGTCTCGGTCTGCATCCAGACCAGTTCCGCCACCTGGCAGCGCCTGAAGGACGCACCGCGCATCGGCGTCTCCGTTCTCGGCGAGGGCCATGACGCGGCCTGCCGCAGCCTGTCGTCGAAGACCGGCGACCGCTTCGACGGCGTCGACTGGTCCGCGACGCCGCAGGGCGCGATCTTCGTCGAAGGTGCGGCCGCGCATCTCGACTGTTCGGTGCATTCGACCATCGATGCCGGCGACCACGTCATCGTGCTCTTGGCCATCCACGCGCTGGGCACGCAGCCCGGCGTCGAGCCGCTGGTCTTCCACGGCTCGCGGCTCAGGCGCCTCTCGCCGGTCGCCGCATGA